A genomic stretch from Pseudomonas alkylphenolica includes:
- a CDS encoding CHAD domain-containing protein, with protein sequence MSAMLDHVIAQVLALQVRLLACQARLAGDTDSEALHDLRIATRRLRSLLRPLRELPGVEQLEGAAQALGNLTTPLRDREVLAAQLLERDQLAAAQVRLAHRRETFASVAESAELGRLLAIVDAFPIFLRAAEREGLIRKLHKRIDKRLEKQWKQLREALQDPAHDRHRLRLLIKRVRYAAEAYPQLEHAGRRLQCLLKRAQSDLGSWHDLLQWLLQAGQQRDLAPCVEHWQAQLQDAEQRADVTLERLQTLLVRR encoded by the coding sequence ATGTCAGCCATGCTTGACCATGTGATTGCCCAGGTACTGGCCCTGCAGGTTCGCCTGCTTGCTTGCCAGGCACGGCTGGCGGGTGATACCGACAGCGAGGCACTGCATGACCTGCGGATTGCCACGCGTCGCTTGCGCAGCTTGCTGCGACCACTGCGTGAGTTGCCAGGGGTCGAGCAGCTGGAAGGCGCGGCGCAGGCGTTGGGTAATCTGACCACCCCGCTGCGTGACCGCGAGGTGCTGGCCGCGCAGTTGCTTGAGCGCGATCAGCTGGCGGCGGCGCAAGTGCGTCTGGCTCACCGCCGGGAAACTTTCGCCAGCGTAGCCGAGAGTGCCGAGCTGGGTCGGCTGCTGGCGATTGTCGATGCCTTTCCGATTTTCCTGCGGGCCGCCGAGCGTGAAGGCTTGATCCGTAAACTGCACAAGCGCATCGACAAGCGCCTGGAAAAGCAGTGGAAGCAGCTGCGCGAAGCGCTGCAGGATCCGGCCCATGACCGTCATCGCCTGCGTTTGCTGATCAAGCGTGTGCGTTATGCGGCTGAAGCCTACCCGCAACTGGAGCATGCCGGGCGCCGTTTGCAGTGCTTGCTCAAGCGTGCGCAAAGCGACCTGGGTAGTTGGCACGATCTTCTGCAATGGTTGCTGCAGGCCGGGCAACAGCGAGACCTGGCGCCTTGTGTCGAGCACTGGCAAGCCCAGCTGCAGGACGCCGAACAGCGAGCCGATGTCACCCTGGAGCGCTTGCAAACGCTGCTGGTGCGGCGATAA